A genomic region of Bernardetia sp. ABR2-2B contains the following coding sequences:
- the trmB gene encoding tRNA (guanosine(46)-N7)-methyltransferase TrmB, translated as MGRKKMERFEENLERYNVLQMEDESYTKLKGNWNKIHFPTPQPIVLELACGYGEYSVGLGKVYPNKNFVGVDVKGDRLWRGSTDALANNSFNVAFLRAEIQKLDEFFEEDEVSEIWVIHPDPRPRKRDRKRRLTNSRFLDMYQKILKKGGTVHIKTDDDPLYDYTLEEVSKYNIKNLLVTRDLHNSPLYPEHHGIRTRYENRAQKQGLNINYLKFEFE; from the coding sequence ATGGGCAGAAAAAAAATGGAGCGTTTTGAAGAAAATTTAGAACGTTATAATGTATTACAAATGGAAGATGAAAGCTATACAAAGCTAAAAGGAAACTGGAATAAAATACATTTTCCAACACCTCAACCTATTGTTTTAGAACTTGCTTGTGGATATGGCGAATATAGTGTGGGTTTGGGCAAAGTCTATCCAAACAAAAATTTTGTTGGTGTTGATGTAAAAGGAGATAGATTGTGGCGAGGAAGTACGGATGCTTTAGCAAATAATTCTTTTAATGTTGCTTTTTTACGTGCTGAAATACAAAAACTAGATGAGTTTTTTGAAGAAGACGAAGTAAGTGAAATTTGGGTAATTCATCCAGACCCACGCCCAAGAAAGAGAGATAGAAAACGCCGTCTGACAAACTCTCGCTTTTTGGATATGTATCAAAAAATATTAAAAAAAGGAGGAACTGTTCATATCAAAACCGATGATGACCCACTTTATGATTATACGTTGGAAGAAGTATCAAAATACAACATCAAAAATCTACTCGTAACTAGAGATTTACACAATTCGCCTCTTTACCCTGAGCATCACGGCATACGTACACGTTATGAAAACAGAGCGCAAAAACAGGGCTTGAACATCAATTATTTGAAATTTGAATTTGAGTAA
- a CDS encoding DUF3467 domain-containing protein has product MDNPTNKNNQEQQINIELTEEMAEGTYANLVMIAHSQSEFFLDFVRLVPGAPKAKVQSRIILTPDHAKRLLHVLKDSVDKFEANVGKIAVQEEANQFPLNFGGTVGEA; this is encoded by the coding sequence ATGGATAACCCAACAAATAAAAATAACCAAGAACAACAAATAAATATAGAACTAACAGAAGAAATGGCAGAGGGAACGTATGCCAATTTGGTTATGATAGCACACTCTCAAAGCGAATTTTTCTTAGATTTTGTAAGGCTTGTACCAGGTGCGCCAAAAGCTAAAGTTCAGTCAAGAATTATTCTTACACCCGACCACGCCAAACGTTTGTTGCACGTTTTGAAAGATAGTGTTGATAAGTTTGAAGCCAATGTTGGCAAGATTGCAGTTCAAGAAGAGGCAAATCAGTTTCCTCTGAATTTTGGTGGAACAGTAGGAGAAGCATAA
- a CDS encoding AraC family transcriptional regulator: MEDYNKIIESLSIRYVRAKKTVATIPMRIKHFYDIDNSLIFLHKGIMRFGAKNELVKEGEVLFLPAGNYTTITFGEAEKYDIISPDDLLQKNAVHLQTYHDQEGEAIFSQVVLDARVFGSVSFFTSLDLPPFRFKKATKINDLIKEIVEEEEEEQIGSSRMLVLNTEKLVVEMIRFVLTERLFVEKLATNSTYFKDPRLIHLFTYIRENLDTDLSNKILASIANVSEDYVGQYFKLLTGINPQDYIEYQRMDKAVELLRTSKKSVRSIGVEVGYKDTAYFCRRFKMMFGIPAGKMRKRDSLLNVQQQEQQQEVS; this comes from the coding sequence ATGGAAGATTATAATAAAATTATCGAATCGCTTAGTATTCGATATGTCCGAGCCAAAAAAACGGTTGCTACAATTCCGATGCGTATCAAGCATTTTTATGATATTGATAATTCATTAATTTTCCTTCATAAAGGAATTATGCGTTTTGGAGCTAAAAATGAATTGGTAAAAGAGGGGGAAGTTCTTTTCTTACCAGCAGGTAATTATACAACCATTACGTTTGGAGAGGCTGAAAAATATGATATTATTTCTCCAGATGACCTGTTACAAAAAAATGCTGTTCATCTTCAAACCTACCACGACCAAGAGGGGGAAGCCATTTTTTCTCAAGTTGTTTTAGATGCTCGTGTTTTTGGTTCAGTAAGTTTTTTTACTTCACTTGACTTACCTCCCTTTAGGTTTAAGAAGGCAACAAAAATTAATGACTTGATTAAAGAGATTGTAGAAGAAGAAGAAGAAGAGCAAATAGGTAGCTCAAGAATGCTTGTCTTAAATACAGAAAAATTAGTCGTAGAGATGATTCGTTTTGTTTTGACAGAACGTTTGTTTGTTGAAAAATTAGCTACAAATAGCACCTACTTCAAAGACCCTCGTCTTATCCATTTATTTACATATATCAGAGAAAATTTAGATACAGACCTTTCAAACAAAATTTTGGCAAGTATTGCTAATGTATCAGAGGATTATGTTGGTCAATACTTCAAACTCTTGACAGGAATAAATCCTCAAGATTATATCGAATATCAACGTATGGATAAAGCTGTTGAGCTTCTTCGTACTTCTAAAAAGAGTGTTCGCAGTATTGGTGTTGAAGTGGGCTACAAAGATACAGCTTACTTTTGTCGTCGTTTCAAAATGATGTTTGGTATTCCTGCTGGTAAAATGCGTAAGCGTGATTCTCTATTGAATGTACAGCAACAAGAGCAGCAGCAAGAAGTTTCTTAA
- a CDS encoding carboxymuconolactone decarboxylase family protein — MKQPLVHPKSSEGDSQLQELIEFYEETLGFCPNSVKTMHIRPRIAYAFIEMNKAVMENQGRVTSALKRLIGYISSHAAGCRYCQAHTIRAAERYGAEQKQLENIWSYRTHEAFSEAERAALDFALASSQIPNAVTDEVAENLRKYWKEGEIVEMLGVVALFGYLNRWNDSMGTEMESPAVESGEQYLKSDGWNVGKHKY; from the coding sequence ATGAAACAACCCTTAGTTCATCCAAAGTCTTCAGAAGGTGATTCACAACTTCAAGAACTCATCGAATTTTATGAAGAAACATTAGGTTTTTGCCCCAATAGTGTCAAGACAATGCACATAAGACCACGAATTGCCTATGCTTTTATAGAAATGAATAAAGCTGTAATGGAAAATCAAGGCAGAGTTACGAGTGCTTTAAAACGGCTTATTGGTTATATTAGTAGTCATGCAGCAGGTTGCCGATATTGTCAGGCGCATACGATTCGTGCAGCTGAAAGATATGGTGCAGAACAAAAACAACTAGAAAATATTTGGAGTTATAGAACGCATGAAGCCTTTTCAGAAGCTGAAAGAGCAGCCTTAGATTTTGCTTTGGCAAGTTCGCAAATTCCGAATGCTGTAACTGATGAGGTAGCTGAAAACTTGAGAAAATATTGGAAGGAAGGCGAAATTGTAGAGATGTTGGGTGTAGTTGCTCTTTTTGGTTATCTCAATCGTTGGAATGATTCTATGGGAACAGAAATGGAAAGTCCAGCAGTAGAATCAGGAGAGCAGTATCTAAAAAGTGATGGCTGGAATGTAGGAAAACATAAGTATTGA
- a CDS encoding DUF1697 domain-containing protein produces the protein MQKYISILRGINVGGKRKILMKDLKVLYQNLGFEHVETYIQSGNVIFNSSLDKNKISTQIEKAIFEKYNFEVPVIIRTKEELINIRSSNPFIESESKKQEIINSLHLTFLEEIPTIQNIEKAKEIESKTDDKFEIVGNTIFVFCEGKYHTSKLTNNFFEKKLKTKATTRNWKTIEKLTELMISDKL, from the coding sequence ATGCAGAAATATATTTCTATTTTGAGAGGAATAAATGTAGGAGGGAAGCGAAAAATTCTGATGAAAGATTTGAAAGTGTTATATCAAAATTTGGGGTTTGAGCATGTTGAAACCTATATTCAGAGTGGAAATGTAATCTTTAATTCAAGTTTGGACAAAAATAAAATTTCTACACAAATCGAAAAAGCTATTTTTGAGAAATATAATTTTGAAGTTCCCGTAATTATCCGAACGAAAGAAGAATTAATCAATATTCGGTCTTCAAATCCATTTATTGAATCAGAAAGTAAAAAACAAGAAATCATTAACAGCCTTCATCTGACTTTTTTGGAGGAAATCCCAACTATTCAAAATATAGAAAAAGCAAAGGAAATTGAATCAAAAACAGATGATAAATTTGAGATTGTGGGAAATACTATCTTTGTTTTTTGTGAAGGGAAATATCATACTTCAAAACTGACAAATAACTTCTTTGAGAAAAAATTAAAAACAAAAGCTACGACAAGAAACTGGAAAACAATAGAGAAATTAACTGAATTAATGATTAGTGATAAATTGTAA
- a CDS encoding dihydrofolate reductase — protein MNSVQLKSKITYYGLLAAFCTGVVFLPACGDKKPTDNTNTEVKADSVVTTTEKEEIPPYDGERFADIKILRYEVKGFDELPLSQKKLLYYLSEAGRSGRDITYDQNYKHNLLVRKTLENIYKTYNGDKSGEEWQQFETYLKRVWFSNGIHHHYSEKKIMPEFSYDYFENLLVNSDKNGFPMIEDTNEGEDIKAFLAKLNPVIFDADVDGKKVNKTKGQDLVKTSAANFYENLSQKEVESFYKSFANPNDETPISYGLNSQLIKGTAPDNILVGLQKDGVYEYKYGIGNAEKRGQYAAALEKMVYWLEKAATVAESANQKKVIDLLVQYYKTGDLKTFDEMSIAWVGTTDTNVDFINGFIEVYGDPLGYRANYESVIFMDDKEASKRMAVLSENAQYFEDNSSIMDEHKKKEVKGVTYRIITVVNEAGDAAPSTPIGINLPNANWIRKQYGSKSVSLGNIEDAYNHASGGKTTAEFYPTEELQNRQKEYGDVGGKMHTALHEVIGHASGQINKGVGTPKETLKNYSSTLEEARADLVALYYLLDPKLVDLGLLPSVEAGKAEYDSYIMNGMMLQLRRLDEGADIEEDHMRNRQLVAKWAYEKGQAENVIEKKIIDGKTYFLVNDYDKLRVIFGELLREIQRLKSEGDYAAAEKLVEGYGVKVDAEMLKEVKERYAQFDLAPYSGFLQPVLEPVMEGDEIKDVKIRYATSFVEQMMNFSENYSFLKP, from the coding sequence ATGAATTCAGTTCAATTAAAATCAAAAATTACCTATTACGGACTTTTGGCAGCCTTTTGTACAGGCGTGGTATTCTTACCTGCTTGTGGCGATAAAAAACCAACAGATAATACAAACACAGAAGTAAAAGCAGATTCTGTTGTAACAACTACCGAAAAAGAAGAAATTCCTCCTTATGACGGCGAACGTTTTGCTGATATAAAAATCTTGCGCTACGAAGTAAAAGGCTTTGATGAGTTACCTCTTTCTCAAAAGAAACTTCTCTACTATTTGTCAGAAGCTGGGCGTAGTGGACGTGATATTACGTATGACCAAAACTATAAACACAATCTTTTGGTCAGAAAAACACTAGAAAATATCTACAAAACCTACAACGGAGATAAATCTGGCGAAGAGTGGCAACAATTCGAAACCTATTTGAAAAGAGTTTGGTTTTCGAATGGCATTCATCATCATTATTCAGAAAAGAAAATAATGCCTGAATTTTCGTATGATTATTTCGAAAACTTACTCGTTAATTCTGATAAGAATGGTTTTCCTATGATTGAAGATACAAATGAAGGAGAAGATATAAAAGCATTTTTAGCAAAACTAAATCCTGTTATTTTTGATGCTGATGTTGATGGGAAGAAAGTAAACAAAACGAAAGGACAAGATTTAGTCAAAACTTCGGCAGCTAATTTCTATGAAAACCTTTCTCAAAAAGAAGTAGAAAGTTTTTATAAAAGTTTTGCTAACCCGAATGATGAAACGCCTATTTCGTACGGTCTGAACTCTCAACTGATAAAAGGAACTGCTCCTGACAATATTCTTGTGGGACTTCAAAAAGACGGTGTTTATGAATACAAATATGGCATCGGAAATGCTGAAAAACGAGGGCAATACGCAGCAGCATTAGAAAAAATGGTCTATTGGCTAGAAAAAGCAGCTACCGTAGCCGAATCAGCTAATCAAAAGAAAGTAATTGATTTGCTTGTTCAGTATTACAAAACAGGCGATTTAAAGACGTTTGATGAAATGTCGATAGCTTGGGTAGGAACGACTGATACAAATGTTGATTTTATCAATGGGTTTATTGAAGTCTATGGCGACCCACTTGGCTACCGTGCAAACTACGAATCTGTAATTTTTATGGATGATAAAGAGGCTTCAAAACGTATGGCTGTTTTGTCAGAAAATGCACAGTATTTTGAAGATAATTCTTCCATTATGGACGAACATAAAAAGAAAGAAGTAAAAGGAGTTACATATAGAATCATTACAGTTGTCAATGAAGCTGGTGATGCTGCCCCTTCTACGCCTATCGGAATCAACTTACCAAATGCAAACTGGATTAGGAAGCAGTATGGTTCGAAGTCTGTTTCTTTGGGAAATATCGAAGATGCCTATAATCACGCTTCAGGAGGAAAAACAACTGCCGAATTTTATCCAACCGAAGAGTTACAAAACCGTCAGAAAGAATATGGAGATGTAGGTGGAAAAATGCACACAGCACTTCACGAAGTAATCGGACACGCTTCTGGGCAAATCAATAAAGGAGTAGGAACACCAAAAGAAACACTCAAAAATTACTCTTCGACCTTAGAAGAAGCTCGTGCTGATTTGGTGGCTTTGTATTACCTTTTAGATCCAAAATTAGTAGATTTAGGTCTTTTGCCTTCCGTAGAAGCTGGAAAAGCAGAATATGATTCTTATATTATGAATGGAATGATGTTACAACTTCGCCGTCTGGATGAAGGTGCAGATATTGAAGAAGACCACATGCGTAACCGTCAATTAGTTGCAAAATGGGCGTATGAAAAAGGACAAGCCGAAAACGTAATTGAGAAAAAAATAATCGATGGAAAAACCTATTTCTTAGTTAATGATTATGACAAATTACGTGTTATTTTTGGTGAGCTTTTGAGAGAAATTCAGCGTTTGAAGTCAGAAGGAGATTATGCAGCAGCCGAAAAATTAGTGGAAGGCTATGGCGTAAAAGTAGATGCAGAAATGCTCAAGGAAGTAAAAGAACGCTATGCTCAATTTGACCTTGCTCCGTATTCTGGGTTTTTGCAGCCTGTTCTTGAACCAGTAATGGAGGGCGATGAAATCAAAGATGTAAAAATTCGTTATGCGACTTCTTTTGTAGAGCAGATGATGAATTTTAGTGAGAATTATAGCTTTTTGAAGCCTTAA
- a CDS encoding type II toxin-antitoxin system VapC family toxin, translated as MKPILLDTDTLSFFLRNEKMSERKVTQKVNDYLKEHQKINISIITYYELLNGLYYGDTEERTQEIELFLNHHTILPLSKEIARKAAGIYTKLKKEGNSIAHNDILIAATAIVENLVLVTNNEKHFYRIEELKTENWTK; from the coding sequence ATGAAACCTATTTTATTAGATACCGACACACTCTCCTTTTTTTTGAGAAATGAAAAAATGAGCGAGAGAAAGGTAACCCAAAAAGTAAACGATTATCTCAAAGAGCATCAAAAAATCAATATCAGCATCATTACCTATTATGAGCTTTTGAATGGTCTTTATTATGGAGACACAGAGGAAAGAACACAAGAAATTGAGCTATTTCTGAATCATCATACTATTTTGCCTCTTAGTAAAGAAATTGCTAGAAAAGCAGCAGGAATTTATACAAAACTAAAAAAGGAAGGAAACAGTATTGCCCACAACGATATTCTGATTGCTGCAACAGCAATTGTAGAAAATCTTGTTCTTGTTACAAATAATGAAAAACACTTTTATAGAATAGAAGAGCTGAAAACAGAAAATTGGACAAAGTAG
- a CDS encoding zinc ribbon domain-containing protein YjdM, translating to MQKCPSCACPYGYAVSEEVYNCPECAFEWNPNEIKKEESQEETVKDANGNPLQDGDDVVIVKDLPVKGAPKPIKAGTKVKNIRITDGDHNIDCKINGFGSMALKSEFVKKA from the coding sequence ATGCAAAAATGCCCTAGTTGTGCTTGTCCGTATGGATATGCCGTAAGTGAAGAAGTTTATAATTGCCCCGAATGTGCTTTTGAATGGAATCCGAATGAAATAAAAAAAGAAGAGAGCCAAGAAGAAACAGTAAAAGATGCAAATGGAAATCCGTTGCAAGATGGTGATGATGTTGTGATTGTAAAAGATTTGCCTGTAAAAGGCGCACCCAAACCGATAAAAGCAGGTACGAAAGTCAAAAACATCAGAATCACAGATGGCGACCATAATATCGACTGCAAAATTAATGGTTTTGGAAGTATGGCTCTAAAATCTGAATTTGTAAAGAAAGCGTAG
- a CDS encoding Maf family nucleotide pyrophosphatase: protein MLLNHLLHHYKVILGSGSPRRKELLSSMDIEFEQRIRDVNEDILSDWKTKEVAQKLAERKALAQQNELKEKEVDFLNEVLITSDTIVVIGDKILNKPQNRFEAKEMLNLLSGKKHLVITGVCICTKSKLHSFSDETEVFFKELTQNEIDYYIQKYKPFDKAGSYGAQEWLGMIAVEKINGSYFNVMGLPVQKLYKEWVEFLT, encoded by the coding sequence ATGCTTCTAAACCATCTTTTACATCATTATAAGGTAATTCTAGGGTCTGGGTCGCCACGTCGCAAAGAGCTTCTATCTTCTATGGATATAGAGTTCGAACAGCGTATCAGAGACGTAAACGAAGATATTTTATCCGATTGGAAAACAAAAGAAGTTGCTCAAAAACTAGCTGAACGAAAAGCCTTAGCACAACAGAACGAACTAAAAGAAAAAGAGGTGGATTTTCTGAATGAAGTTTTGATTACCTCAGATACAATTGTAGTCATTGGAGACAAAATTTTGAACAAGCCTCAAAATCGTTTTGAAGCTAAAGAGATGCTAAACCTTCTTTCTGGAAAAAAGCATTTAGTGATTACAGGAGTTTGTATTTGTACGAAATCCAAATTACATAGCTTCTCTGATGAAACAGAAGTGTTCTTTAAAGAACTGACTCAAAATGAGATTGATTATTATATCCAAAAATATAAACCTTTTGATAAGGCAGGTTCGTATGGAGCGCAAGAATGGCTCGGAATGATAGCAGTAGAAAAAATAAATGGAAGTTATTTCAATGTAATGGGATTGCCTGTGCAGAAGTTATACAAAGAGTGGGTGGAGTTTCTAACTTAG
- a CDS encoding tetratricopeptide repeat protein — MPFQNLLKSVVGMCVCLFLVFFLPSSYAFSQHHISIGSNPPENTFQNALDLFEQQHYEAAQKIFSSYITSETPSFSLQNKLTKRVEAIYYLRLCELYLKKTYAEANSIEFINQYEQTLYADNLKLALANSFYEEANYRRAAYYFAPLEKSRPTTKEELEINFRLAYSYFKIKRKREALQTFSSLQSKNNEYYAQASYYIGFINYELGSFQEAIKYLNQAKSDTKYTESANKLIAKSYYSLEDCQSLSDFVSSIANEKHDIELFYYAAQCAYLNEEFDLAYEWFGRYKRNSKQLSDSVAYQYLNTLYVTERYDEFLDYQTSFLAGGTFYSPILLMKASIYEKQSNYKKAASTYDELAAYNPSDAEKVYFSKLKNLYLSEEYDFLITESKAFESKFPQSIYLSEITLFTANALAVRQGSKIAMSYLKARNATTNQEKIKETYVHLALQSIKELFNQSSYDEMSEMISQFKNEIQLNDSLQNFVNFYTAEALLQTQKVGKAESYYKKIPASSRFYADAKYGMGVINFNKASYSSAAKQQSLILLEEYLSTPTGIVREKAVDALTRVATIYAANKHYEEAEVNFMKALNLGDSETEYINFALGQVYFVQTNYSKAIYQFDKVMRMPNSLYTQYSQLMKIAIYENQANRKQVIALSNDFIKRYPQSEKLSEALLSRGNAKAELKQYKSAINDYTALIMNYPTSKDAVSALNALGNFPDLYNIEVENLEELRGIYASHNSNYNPNNKNNIATTTNSNPAAMAVIQKEFDVGFNLYKSNDISAAIIKFRDIVSKNEIAGTIYYDQIHYYLGKSYEKYGDNFQAIKNLQRVGGKLQTSALSDIGDIEFNRENYNSAITSYEGLAKIAPNDAIRVMAWEKLTKTYYMQEDYETANDYLAIIRNKKANANNDFVRLYESKILAGLQQIDEAIEGFSKLGNDRQANPKYASEALYELAELMHSIGDNQSAKSILQDLRNQFAEQKETQQKANKLALKID, encoded by the coding sequence ATGCCTTTCCAAAACCTACTAAAAAGTGTGGTAGGAATGTGTGTGTGTCTTTTTCTAGTATTTTTTTTACCATCTTCATATGCCTTTTCCCAACATCATATAAGTATTGGTTCGAATCCACCAGAAAACACCTTCCAAAACGCACTTGACCTTTTTGAACAGCAACATTATGAAGCTGCTCAAAAAATATTTTCTTCTTACATAACCTCTGAAACCCCTTCTTTTTCACTTCAAAATAAGCTTACTAAAAGAGTTGAAGCTATTTATTATCTTCGATTGTGCGAACTCTACCTCAAAAAAACGTATGCAGAAGCAAATAGTATTGAATTTATTAATCAATATGAGCAGACACTTTATGCTGATAATCTCAAACTCGCTTTAGCAAATTCTTTTTATGAAGAAGCAAACTATCGCCGAGCAGCTTATTATTTTGCGCCTTTAGAAAAATCTCGCCCCACTACAAAGGAAGAACTAGAAATTAATTTTCGCTTGGCATATTCTTATTTCAAAATAAAGAGAAAAAGAGAAGCATTACAGACATTTTCATCTCTACAATCTAAGAATAATGAATATTACGCACAAGCTAGTTATTATATAGGCTTTATCAATTATGAATTAGGAAGCTTTCAAGAAGCCATAAAATATCTCAATCAAGCAAAGTCAGATACAAAATATACTGAAAGTGCAAACAAGCTTATAGCTAAATCGTATTACAGCTTAGAAGACTGTCAGAGTTTGAGTGATTTTGTTTCCTCTATCGCAAACGAAAAACATGATATAGAACTTTTTTATTACGCTGCTCAATGTGCCTATCTTAATGAAGAGTTTGACTTGGCGTATGAATGGTTTGGACGTTATAAGCGAAATAGCAAACAGCTTTCAGATTCCGTTGCTTATCAATACCTTAATACGCTTTATGTAACAGAAAGATACGACGAGTTTTTGGACTACCAAACATCATTTCTTGCTGGTGGTACTTTTTATTCGCCTATTTTGCTTATGAAAGCAAGTATTTACGAAAAACAAAGTAATTATAAAAAAGCAGCTTCTACCTACGACGAATTAGCAGCCTACAACCCTTCTGATGCTGAAAAAGTATATTTTTCTAAACTAAAAAATCTGTATTTATCCGAAGAGTATGATTTTTTGATTACAGAAAGTAAAGCATTTGAAAGTAAATTTCCTCAGAGTATTTATTTATCAGAAATAACTTTATTTACAGCAAATGCACTAGCCGTACGTCAAGGTTCTAAAATAGCTATGTCATATTTGAAAGCTAGAAATGCTACTACGAATCAAGAAAAAATCAAAGAAACGTATGTTCATTTGGCTCTACAATCTATCAAAGAGCTTTTCAATCAGTCTTCTTATGATGAGATGAGCGAAATGATTAGCCAGTTCAAAAATGAAATACAACTCAATGATTCTCTTCAAAATTTTGTCAATTTTTATACAGCCGAAGCTCTTTTACAGACTCAAAAAGTAGGTAAAGCAGAATCTTATTATAAAAAAATACCAGCTTCTAGTCGTTTTTATGCTGATGCTAAATACGGAATGGGAGTTATTAACTTTAATAAAGCGAGTTATAGTAGTGCAGCCAAACAACAATCACTTATTCTGTTGGAAGAATATTTATCTACTCCAACAGGAATTGTAAGAGAAAAAGCTGTTGATGCACTTACTCGTGTAGCAACTATTTATGCTGCAAATAAGCATTATGAAGAGGCAGAAGTTAATTTTATGAAAGCCTTAAATTTGGGAGATTCTGAAACTGAATATATCAATTTTGCTTTAGGACAAGTTTATTTTGTTCAGACTAACTATTCAAAAGCTATATATCAGTTTGATAAGGTTATGCGAATGCCTAACTCTCTCTACACCCAATATTCGCAACTAATGAAAATAGCAATTTATGAAAATCAAGCCAATCGCAAACAAGTAATAGCTCTTTCAAATGACTTTATCAAACGTTATCCACAAAGTGAAAAGTTGAGTGAGGCTTTACTCAGTCGTGGAAATGCAAAGGCTGAACTTAAACAATACAAGAGTGCAATTAATGATTATACAGCATTGATTATGAATTACCCTACTTCTAAAGATGCAGTTTCTGCTTTGAATGCTTTAGGAAATTTCCCAGACCTTTATAACATAGAAGTCGAAAATTTAGAAGAGCTTAGAGGTATTTATGCAAGTCATAATTCAAACTATAACCCCAATAATAAAAATAATATTGCTACTACTACAAACTCAAATCCTGCTGCTATGGCAGTTATTCAGAAAGAATTTGATGTAGGATTCAATCTTTATAAAAGTAACGATATTTCGGCTGCAATAATTAAGTTTAGAGATATTGTCAGTAAGAATGAAATTGCAGGAACTATCTATTATGACCAAATTCATTATTATTTAGGCAAAAGTTATGAGAAATACGGTGATAATTTTCAAGCAATAAAAAACTTGCAACGAGTAGGAGGAAAACTCCAAACCAGTGCGCTTTCAGATATAGGAGATATTGAGTTTAATAGAGAAAACTACAATAGTGCTATCACAAGCTATGAGGGTTTGGCAAAGATAGCTCCTAATGATGCAATACGTGTAATGGCGTGGGAAAAACTTACCAAAACATACTACATGCAAGAAGATTATGAAACAGCAAATGACTACTTAGCTATCATTCGTAATAAAAAAGCAAATGCAAATAATGATTTTGTTCGTTTGTATGAAAGTAAGATTTTAGCAGGGCTACAACAAATAGACGAAGCAATTGAGGGCTTTTCAAAATTAGGAAATGACAGACAAGCAAATCCGAAATATGCCTCTGAAGCACTCTATGAATTAGCAGAACTTATGCACTCTATTGGAGATAATCAGAGCGCAAAATCTATCTTACAAGATTTGAGAAATCAATTTGCAGAACAGAAAGAAACACAACAGAAAGCAAATAAATTAGCTTTAAAAATTGACTAA
- a CDS encoding DUF3276 family protein: MSEYFDDEQEKNNDYSKPNYHNETVFSKKVRAGKRTYFIDVKPTRWEEDYYITLTESKKVFRNNGSHFFEKHKVFLYKEDFNKIIAGLTEVVDHVKTELMPNYDFTQFDREYDEESSIKKTNPEDDEVRSHLKWD; the protein is encoded by the coding sequence ATGAGTGAGTATTTTGACGATGAGCAAGAAAAAAACAACGATTATTCTAAACCTAATTATCACAACGAAACTGTTTTTTCAAAAAAAGTACGTGCAGGAAAACGTACCTATTTTATAGATGTGAAGCCTACACGTTGGGAAGAAGATTATTATATTACGCTAACAGAGAGTAAGAAAGTATTTCGTAATAATGGAAGTCATTTTTTTGAAAAGCACAAAGTCTTTTTGTATAAAGAAGATTTCAACAAAATTATAGCAGGACTTACAGAGGTAGTCGATCATGTAAAAACTGAACTGATGCCAAATTATGACTTTACACAGTTTGATAGAGAATATGATGAGGAAAGTTCTATCAAAAAAACGAACCCAGAAGATGACGAAGTGAGAAGTCATTTGAAATGGGATTAA